A window of the Camelus ferus isolate YT-003-E chromosome 22, BCGSAC_Cfer_1.0, whole genome shotgun sequence genome harbors these coding sequences:
- the SGTA gene encoding small glutamine-rich tetratricopeptide repeat-containing protein alpha has product MDNKKRLAYAIIRFLHDQLRHGGLSSDAQESLEVAIQCLETAFGVTVEDSDLALPQTLPEIFEAAVANRELPQDLRSPQRSPPSEEDSAEAERLKTEGNEQMKAENFEAAVHFYGKAIELNPANAVYFCNRAAAYSKLGNYAGAVQDCERAICIDPSYSKAYGRMGLALSSLNKHTEAVAYYRKALELDPDNETYKSNLKVAELRLREAPSPTGGVGGFDIAGLLNNPSFMSMASNLMNNPQVQQLMSGMISGGHNPLGSPGTSPSQNDLASLIQAGQQFAQQMQQQNPELIEQLRSQIRSRTPSASNDDQQE; this is encoded by the exons ATGGATAATAAGAAGCGCCTGGCCTACGCCATCATCCGGTTCCTGCATGACCAGCTCCGGCACGGGGGGCTCTCATCCGACGCCCAGGAGAGCTTGGAAG TTGCAATCCAGTGCCTGGAGACTGCCTTTGGGGTGACCGTGGAGGACAGCGACCTTGCACTCCCTCAGACTCTGCCGGAAATCTTCGAAGCGGCCGTGGCGAACAGG GAGCTGCCGCAGGACCTAAGGAGCCCGCAGCGAAGCCCCCCTTCGGAGGAGGACTCGGCCGAGGCGGAGCGCCTCAAAACCGAAG GGAACGAGCAGATGAAGGCGGAGAACTTTGAGGCCGCCGTGCACTTCTACGGGAAAGCCATCGAGCTGAACCCCGCCAACGCCGTCTACTTCTGTAACAG aGCCGCGGCCTACAGCAAACTGGGCAACTACGCCGGGGCGGTGCAGGACTGCGAGCGGGCCATCTGCATAGACCCGTCCTACAGCAAAGCCTACGGCCGGATGGG CCTGGCGCTGTCCAGCCTGAACAAGCACACGGAGGCCGTGGCCTACTACCGGAAGGCCCTGGAGCTGGACCCCGACAACGAGACCTACAAGTCCAACCTCAAGGTCGCggagctgaggctgagagaggcgcCCAGTCCT ACAGGAGGTGTTGGCGGCTTTGACATCGCAGGCCTGCTCAACAACCCGAGCTTCATGAGCATG GCATCAAACCTCATGAACAACCCCCAAGTTCAGCAGCT CATGTCCGGCATGATTTCGGGCGGCCACAACCCTCTGGGGTCTCCCGGCACCAGCCCCTCGCAGAATGACCTGGCCAGTCTCATCCAGGC GGGCCAGCAGTTTGCTCAGCAGATGCAGCAGCAGAATCCAGAGTTGATAGAGCAGCTCCGAAGTCAGATCCGGAGTCGGACCCCCAGTGCCAGCAATGATGACCAGCAGGAGTGA